In the genome of Pontibacter actiniarum, the window TGCACAATCGGGATATAGTCCTGCCGGATTTTACCGATGAGCAGCGGCTCCAGCTCGTGGCCCTCCTTCAGGTAGCTGAGCAGGTGCACCAGCCCCCGCAGGTACACGGCATCCTTGGTGAGGCCCCCGCCGCGGTGCACGCGCATGGTTACGTCCCAGGCTGTTTCATCGTCGAAGTGGTACGCATCCTTTAGCCGCCGGAAGTTATCTACAAAACTGCAGCCCTTGGTGAGGTGGTAGACTGAGACCACGCGTGCCGCCAGAATCCGCATTCGCTCCTGGTCCAGCCCGCCCACGAGCCACTCGCTCAACACCGCCAGGCCCTCCTGCAGCTCCTCGTAGCCGGGGCTGCCCACATAGAGCTGGTGCAGCGGCTGCGCCTTTCCGTTGAAGTAAGTGAGAATGTGTGTGCCGACCTCGTGCTGGATCAAGGCCTGGGCGCGGTGGCGCGGTATTTTGGCGTCGGTGCCTACGTTTAGCCGCCCTTTGGAGACGATCAGCCCCACAACGTCGTCGCGCACGTCCACACCCGAGTCCAGCGCGGGGTACTGCTCCTTCAGGAACGCGATCTCCCGCTCCGCCTGCGCCACAAACTCCGGAAGGGGAATGAGGTCGGTGTTCACATCGCGGGCCGGCGCTGGCAGGGCCGCTAAAATGCCCTCTGCGACTTTCAGCAGCTGGTCGTCCACGGTGCCGTAGAGCTGCATGCTGCTGTACAGAAAGTCGGGGCTGTTGCGGTCGGCCAGCATGGTCAGCATCTTGTCCAGCTCGTGGCGCTTGTCGCGGAACAGGTAGCCCAGCGTCGGGTCGTCTACTTTCTCAATGGAGATGTTGTAGAGCTTCCGCTTGAGCTGGTCCGCGTCAATGGGCATGAGGCGGTAGTGGAAGGTAGGCTGCTTTTTGAACCTAGCCTTCTTAAACTCTGCCCAGGCCTCGTTGTTGTTCACCGGCGTTACCAGCAGCAGGAACCGGAACTGATCGCT includes:
- a CDS encoding flavohemoglobin expression-modulating QEGLA motif protein gives rise to the protein MIESITDSFIQKITRSLKRGKQVHRRLPQGGLIYIDRPLPFLVLFRHPAGQPDHPTADFLKANAAYIISHEERTEELRPLVQSIAKSMADKFGAFMIIELMAAPTSAADVPLFKVLGPQKQLPTTVQAIVKELQGVKLSDIRTSVETGSNEQLLQEPRCLMPEEDLKKHAVLMLGLQLKPVYKNTATGKIYPLLLRTLREKVANAIKKTVFDFVSVQTTHHPVHFQALGRQAVNRVVWRIDKQLTSISDQFRFLLLVTPVNNNEAWAEFKKARFKKQPTFHYRLMPIDADQLKRKLYNISIEKVDDPTLGYLFRDKRHELDKMLTMLADRNSPDFLYSSMQLYGTVDDQLLKVAEGILAALPAPARDVNTDLIPLPEFVAQAEREIAFLKEQYPALDSGVDVRDDVVGLIVSKGRLNVGTDAKIPRHRAQALIQHEVGTHILTYFNGKAQPLHQLYVGSPGYEELQEGLAVLSEWLVGGLDQERMRILAARVVSVYHLTKGCSFVDNFRRLKDAYHFDDETAWDVTMRVHRGGGLTKDAVYLRGLVHLLSYLKEGHELEPLLIGKIRQDYIPIVQELMYRNVLRPVPIKPRYLLDENIKPKLEQLKSGISVFNLL